A window of the Haloarcula litorea genome harbors these coding sequences:
- a CDS encoding DUF58 domain-containing protein, with protein sequence MRRGLAVAVGLAAFALGTVALVSPASLPLSVDRVAVAVLGVTALALAGRRLRVRYLRPVERARTADVERRPETPPPGGALDEVFAADGTEGYLLGEGTRQQGRLRRVAVEALVRDGADRASARERVERGTWTDDRTAAAFLARGDAADERSPAGLRGLVGGEPSYETRLGAAVDAVAARAGHDFDGGGDDAEPSVRERLRARVEHVDRAPPEEAMRREAPTTRSTDHWLGVGAAALAALGVGVLTRQPAAMLLGVVGVGYAAYARSRSPPDPTLTVERSLSETEPRPGDPVTVELAVTNDGATTLPDLRVVDGVPPGLAVTDGTPRHGTALRPGETATVEYTVTARRGRHEFGPVHALVRDVAGATAVSVRVDAATPTTIACRPTVRAPGVTLPLREPDTRRTGRVATSDGGAGTEFFATREYRAGDPLGRVDWHHRAKTGDLATVEFRTERTAPVVVLVDTTPRAVVGPEADGVTALDRSVAAAGELLAAGLGAGHRVGLAALTAPDCWLPPGSGDDHRARARELLATDPALSAATGDHDRLTDLDLDWLRGRLPAGAQVVVVSPLLERGVAAAVRRLDAHGHPVTVVSPAPTSGRTPATRLAAVLRGFRCSDLRAAGVPVADWDWDEPLAVATDRLVGGRSG encoded by the coding sequence ATGCGCCGGGGCCTCGCCGTCGCGGTCGGTCTCGCGGCGTTCGCGCTGGGGACGGTCGCGCTCGTCAGCCCCGCGAGTCTCCCGCTGTCGGTGGACCGCGTCGCCGTCGCGGTCCTGGGCGTCACCGCGCTCGCCCTCGCGGGCCGGCGGCTCCGCGTCCGGTACCTGCGGCCGGTCGAGCGGGCGCGGACCGCCGACGTGGAGCGGCGGCCGGAGACGCCGCCCCCCGGGGGCGCGCTCGACGAGGTGTTCGCGGCCGACGGCACCGAGGGCTACCTCCTCGGCGAGGGGACTCGCCAGCAGGGACGGCTCAGGCGGGTCGCCGTCGAGGCGCTCGTGCGGGACGGGGCCGACCGGGCGAGCGCCCGCGAGCGGGTCGAGCGCGGCACGTGGACCGACGACCGGACCGCGGCGGCGTTTCTCGCGCGGGGGGACGCGGCCGACGAGCGGTCCCCGGCCGGCCTGCGCGGACTCGTCGGCGGCGAGCCGAGCTACGAGACGCGGCTCGGGGCCGCCGTCGACGCCGTCGCGGCGCGGGCCGGACACGACTTCGACGGCGGCGGAGACGACGCCGAACCGTCCGTCCGCGAGCGGCTCCGGGCGCGGGTCGAGCACGTCGACCGGGCACCGCCCGAGGAGGCGATGCGGCGGGAGGCACCGACGACGCGCTCGACCGACCACTGGCTGGGCGTCGGGGCGGCGGCGCTCGCCGCCCTCGGCGTCGGCGTGCTGACCCGCCAGCCGGCGGCGATGCTGCTGGGCGTGGTCGGCGTCGGCTACGCCGCCTACGCCCGCTCCCGGTCCCCGCCGGACCCGACGCTCACCGTCGAGCGGTCGCTCTCGGAGACCGAGCCGCGGCCGGGCGACCCCGTCACCGTCGAACTCGCCGTCACCAACGACGGGGCGACGACGCTGCCGGACCTCCGCGTCGTCGACGGCGTCCCGCCGGGCCTCGCGGTGACCGACGGGACGCCGCGCCACGGGACGGCGCTCCGGCCCGGCGAGACGGCGACCGTCGAGTACACCGTCACGGCCCGCCGCGGCCGCCACGAGTTCGGCCCGGTCCACGCGCTCGTCCGCGACGTCGCCGGGGCGACGGCGGTCTCGGTCCGGGTCGACGCGGCGACGCCGACGACGATCGCCTGTCGGCCGACCGTGCGGGCACCCGGCGTGACGCTCCCGCTGCGCGAGCCCGACACCCGCCGGACCGGCCGCGTCGCCACCAGCGACGGCGGGGCGGGGACGGAGTTCTTCGCCACCCGGGAGTACCGCGCCGGCGACCCGCTGGGCCGGGTGGACTGGCACCACCGCGCCAAGACCGGCGACCTCGCGACGGTGGAGTTCCGGACGGAGCGGACCGCGCCGGTGGTCGTCCTCGTCGACACGACGCCGCGGGCGGTCGTCGGGCCGGAGGCCGACGGGGTGACGGCCCTCGACCGCTCGGTGGCGGCCGCGGGGGAGCTGCTGGCAGCCGGGCTCGGGGCCGGCCACCGCGTCGGCCTCGCGGCGCTGACGGCCCCGGACTGCTGGCTCCCGCCCGGCAGCGGCGACGACCACCGCGCCCGCGCCCGTGAACTGCTGGCCACGGACCCGGCGCTGTCGGCGGCCACGGGCGACCACGACCGCCTGACCGACCTCGACCTCGACTGGCTCCGCGGGCGACTCCCCGCCGGGGCGCAGGTGGTCGTGGTCTCGCCGCTGCTGGAGCGGGGCGTCGCCGCGGCGGTCAGACGGCTCGACGCCCACGGTCACCCCGTCACCGTCGTCAGTCCGGCCCCGACGAGCGGTCGGACGCCGGCGACCCGACTGGCGGCCGTGTTGCGTGGGTTCCGGTGTTCGGACCTCAGAGCCGCTGGCGTCCCGGTCGCGGACTGGGACTGGGACGAACCGCTCGCGGTCGCGACCGACCGGCTCGTCGGGGGGCGGTCCGGGTGA
- a CDS encoding DUF4129 domain-containing protein — protein MTRQPSTTATLTLIAVLAVALAAVTLPSAVDPSLGAGSGSGAPGGGSGDGGLAPPTADDSRSVLPPLPWVTDLMALLLAAAVAVTVGSLLWDRRGLARVVAVVATVVGGLWLAAALLGRGGSGRVPGRPLGGNVSLGGSETVGSTGTVAPSALLVLALVPLAVGLALVAREWHSTDADDDEPVAERGDTGGTTAEAVGAAAGRAADRVADGATLDNEVYRAWHEMTALLDVSDPSTTPGEFRAAAVDAGMDPDAVDELTALFERVRYGGADRDPVDAERAVELLRRVEATHAEDRD, from the coding sequence GTGACTCGGCAGCCCTCCACCACTGCGACGCTCACGCTGATCGCGGTCCTGGCGGTCGCCCTCGCGGCCGTCACGCTCCCGTCGGCGGTCGACCCCTCGCTGGGTGCCGGCTCGGGGTCCGGTGCCCCGGGCGGCGGCAGCGGCGACGGCGGACTGGCACCGCCGACGGCCGACGACAGCCGATCGGTGCTCCCGCCGCTCCCGTGGGTCACCGACCTGATGGCGCTCCTGCTGGCCGCCGCCGTCGCCGTCACCGTCGGCTCCCTGCTGTGGGACCGCCGCGGCCTCGCGAGGGTCGTCGCCGTCGTCGCCACCGTGGTCGGCGGGCTGTGGCTCGCCGCCGCCCTCCTGGGCAGGGGCGGGAGCGGGCGCGTGCCCGGTCGGCCCCTCGGCGGCAACGTCTCGCTGGGCGGGAGCGAGACCGTCGGCAGCACCGGGACCGTCGCGCCGTCCGCCCTCCTGGTGCTCGCGCTGGTCCCGCTCGCCGTCGGGCTGGCGCTGGTCGCCCGGGAGTGGCACTCCACCGACGCGGACGACGACGAGCCGGTGGCCGAGCGGGGGGACACGGGCGGGACGACGGCCGAGGCGGTCGGGGCCGCCGCGGGCCGGGCGGCCGACCGGGTCGCCGACGGCGCGACGCTCGACAACGAGGTGTACCGCGCGTGGCACGAGATGACCGCGTTGCTCGACGTCTCGGACCCGTCGACGACGCCGGGGGAGTTCCGGGCGGCGGCCGTCGATGCGGGGATGGACCCCGACGCCGTCGACGAGCTCACGGCGCTGTTCGAGCGGGTCCGATACGGGGGTGCCGATCGGGACCCGGTCGACGCCGAGCGCGCGGTCGAGCTGCTGCGGCGCGTCGAGGCGACCCACGCGGAGGACCGGGACTGA